TAAAATAGTCTATAATTCTCCCATATACTGGTTTCATTAATATGAAACTTCTACCACATGAACATTTCTCATTCAAAATAACTCCCATATCTCCTATACAGTATCTTAAAAGCGGCATTGCCTTATTTTCAAGAGATGTCATAACTATCCTTCCTTCATTCCCATTTTTAACTGGCTTTCCATCATCACCAATACATTCTACATAAACTAAGTCTTCGTTTATGTGATATCCTTCGTGTTGTGGACATTCCCATGCTACTTCTTTAGTCTCGGTTGAACCATAGACATCATTAATTTTACAATCGAAATAATTCTCAATTATTTTCCTTGTAGATGTGTCTAAAATTTCAGAACTTGTAAATATTCTTTTTACTGAATTTAATTTTATTGAATTCTTTTCTAAATATGAAACTAGATTTATGAAATAAGAAGGAAAACCATATATAGATGTTGGTTTGAATTTTTGATAAAAAACTACATGTTCATCAATAGAATCATAAACTGATAAAAATTTTTTCCTGATTATAATTTTTGACCATCTAAATGATGAGTTATAACTTTTGGATTCTTCAATAGGCATTGCTTCGACTATTACGAATTTTTCAGTAAGTGAAAAACCACAAGCTCTTCTTGCTCTAAACTTTGATGCAAATTTCAAAATAGCCCAACTCCTTTTATCAAAGTATGAAACAAATGGTTCTCCTGTAGATCCTGAAGTCCTTGAAGTATAAAGTTTAGTGTCTTTAAATTTATCTGAAACATATCTCAAATTACTTTGAATGATGTCTTGTTTTGTTGTTAATGGTATTTTAAGAATATCTTGTTTTGTTTTAATATCTTTTGGAGTTATTCCTGCTTTTTTGAATTGTTCTTTGTAATATGGAACATGAATATATGAATAATTTATATTCTCAATTATTTTTGACCATTCATTTTTTTCAATAACTTCTCTTTTATCCCATTGATTTTTTCTTAAATATAAAAAATAATCTAAACTACCTCTTATCAATTTTCATTCCTCCTAACGACTATTTTTATTACCCTACAATATTTGATTACTTGGGAAAATGATATAACAGATTTCATTGAAGGTTTCCATGGATTTTCAAAATTATAAATCTTTCTGTTAATTTTCATAAATAATTTGATTTTAAGATACTTTTTTTAGAAAATATTATAAATCCTGCTCTTCATATACATATGTTAAATTTATTAAAAAATGAAAGAAGAAATGATTGAAAAAAATAAAATAGATTTTCTTGCTGTTGTGTATGTTGCTCTTTTTACAAATTTTTTTTTATTTGTGAGTTCTTATTGGTTTTCATACACGAGTTTTTATTTAGGGATAATATTGATTAGTATTATATTAGTTGGAGTTTTCTTTATGAAAAAATCTTTGCTTAAATATTTATTGCCATTTAACTTAGTATTTTATTTTTATTTTTTATTTTTGAATTTTAATTATATCTTCATTTTCGGGATTTCTATAATCTTAGGGTTATTAGGTCTTCATCTTTTAAGTCCAAAAATTGAAATTCCATCTTTTGTTTACTCTTTAATATTGTTGTTAATACTTGGCCATGTTATATGGTTTGATATTTTACCTTTAGGATATCAAGATGAATTTACTTTAGATATAGGTTCTCTTAAAGATGATTCTATTAGTTCTGAAGTATATATTATTGATTCAAATGATATTTTAAGTCCACCCCAGTCATATGGTGATGAGACTTGGAGGTCTTTTGAGGAAGATGGTGAGATTTATTTTGGTTTTAATACGCCTGTGAATCTTGAAAATAAGACTATCGAAGTTAAGATGAAATATGATGCTACTGGTCCTGTTTATATTAATGGAGAATTATTTTATGATCCTGCTTGGGGTTCTTCTGTAATTTATGGTGAGTCTAAAGAAGAGTTTATTTATGGTTCTAAAATGTTTAATCTTGAATATGCAAATATTAGTGAATATAGTGAAAATTTTGATACTATTGATGATTATTTGGAATTTAATTTTCCTAATGGTGTTTTAATGAAAGATTTTACTGGGAATTATTTGGAGCTTGAAAATAGAATGAATTTAAAGTATTTAGATAGTATTAATTCTGTAGATTTTTATGATAATTGGAGTTCTTCTAATATGACTTCTTTTTCTTATTATAGGGGGCCAATTAAATTTTATGGAGTCTTTGATGAATCTATAGATTTGAATTTATTAAAACAAGATTTGAATTTGTATAATGGTTCTGATTCTGTTAAAATTACAATTAGAGATTTTGAAAATAATTTAATTGCAACTAGAATTATTGAAGATAATGATGGTGTTGTTAATAGGACAACTCAAGAATCTTCTTGGAAAGAATTTTCTATAGAAATTCCACTTGAAAATTCGGGAATTTATAATATCGAATTTGAACATACTAATTATTCTGAAGATCCTGATTTTTTAATAGGTAATTTGTCATTTAATTCAAATAAGGTTATGTATGATGGTGAGTTTCTTTTGTGGAGCAAAGGAGTTGTTTATAATAATGATTTAGATAATTTGGTTAGAGTTAGATATTGGTGGAGTGGATTTAATCAGTTTATTATTTTTGATGATTTTTCTTTTTTTGAGTTAGATGAAGATATGAAAGGAAGTTGGGTAGAATTAGATGCTTATAATAAAACTTCTTTTGATTTTGAGAAAGGTAAATTGATTGTTGATCCTGAGTTTAATTTAGCAGTATTTCCTAATACTGATATTGATACGGATTTAGTGGAACAAATTCAAATTACTAAAAGTAGGGAACTCTCAAATGAGAATATTAAATTTGTAAATGTTGATGGTTTAAAAATTTCAAGTATTAAAGGAACTAAAATTTATAATATTAATGTTGAAATTAGTTAATTTTCTCATAATATTCATAATATTTTTTAGCAACAGTTTCCCAGCTCATTTTTTCTGCAAGTTCTCTTGATTTTTTAGAGTGGATTTTTAATACATTTTTATCATTTAAATATTTTTGAATTGCTTTAGTTATTTCTTTAGAATTTGCAGTTTTGACTATGAAACCATTATTTTTTATAAGTTCAGAAGTCCCACCTGTGTCTGTAACTATTATTCCAAGACCTGCAGCCATAGCTTCAAGAACAGTATTACTCATTCCTTCATTAAATGAAGGTAAAATGAATATATCATAGTTTGGATATATTTTTGAAAGTTTATCATGTTCTATTATTCCTAAGAATTTTATATTGAGTCCTATGGACTTTTTTTTAAGTTCTCCTTTGCTAGGTCCCTCTCCAATAAAATCTATTCTAATTTTGTCTTTAATTGGTTCGATTGCATCAATTAAATATTTGTATCCCTTTCTCTCTATTAATCTTCCAACACATAGTATTTTTAGTTTCTTATTTTTGGTATTTGTTTGTTTATTTTCGTTTTGTTTTTTTGTAATAAATTCAGTTGTGTCTATTCCGTTGTAGATTATTCCAATTTTTTGTTTTTTAGATGTTTTTTTTGCAAGTTCTTTTAGACCTTTAGAGTTTGAGATAACATCTCTTGCAAAGAACCATATTACTTTACTTAACCATTTGAAAAATAGTTTATCTAATAATTCATATTTTTTTGAATAAAATGGAACATCACTTCCCCTAAGACTTACTATGTATGGTTTGAATTGTAACATTGCTATGAATCCTCCTGGAATTCCGAAAAATGCATGGATAAAATCATATTTTTTTTTAATTCTTAGTTTGATTGTGTAAAAATATGCTTTAAGAGAATAAATAAGTAAATCTTTATTTGATTGAGTATGTATGTTTTTATTTTTTTTATTGATATTTAAATAATGAATCGTAATATTTCTAGATATTTTTTCTACCTTGAATTTGTTTGTTGATGAAGTTATTAAATCTATTTCAAGATTTTCATATTTTGAGAATTCTTTGAGTATATATTTTGTAGCATTTGCAGCTCCTCCTCCAAGTGGAGGATATTCATAATTTAAAATTATAACTCTCATTTTTAATTTTAACTTTATCTTTCTCTTTTTTTAACTATTTCTCTAACATTATATCTTTTTTCAAATGATGTGTTATAGTAGTCTTTAATTAATATGTCTAAAATTACTCCTGAAATGAAAAATTGAAATCCTATTAATACTAAAAAAAAACTTAATGCAAACCATGCTGAATCTGATAAGTCTACATCTAAAAATAATTTTGAAAATACAGTCCAAATTCCACTTAACATTCCTAAAAATATTAAAAATAATCCACTTACTCCTAAAAAATGAAGTGGTCTGGTGGAAAATTTTTTCCAGAACCAGATGTAGAATAAGTCTACTAATCCTTTTAATGATTTATCCCAGTTATATTTTGTGACTCCATGAATTCTTGGTCTATGGTTTACTTTAATTTCTCCAACTCTTGCACCCTTCCATCTTAATATTGCAACAATATATCTATGCATTTCTCCCCAAAGTTGCAGGTCTTCTATTACTTGTTTTCTATAAACTCTTAGAGTACATCCTGAATCATGAACTGCATCTGCTACAAATATTTTTCTTAGGACTTTTGCAACATTAGTAATTATCAACATCCAAAGAGGGTCTTTTCTCTTATGTCTCCATCCACATACAACATCGTATTTTTCTTTTTTATTTTCTAATTTCTCCAAAAGTCTTGGTATATCTTTTGGATCATTTTGTAGATCAGCATCAAGTGAAATTACATAGTCTCCTTTAACATATCTAAATCCACAATCCATTGCAGCAGATTGACCGTAATTTTTACGAAGGGCTATTGGCCGTACCCTTTTATCTTTTATAGAAAGAATTTCCTCAAGACTATTGTCTGTAGATCCA
The genomic region above belongs to Candidatus Woesearchaeota archaeon and contains:
- a CDS encoding glycosyltransferase family 4 protein; amino-acid sequence: MRVIILNYEYPPLGGGAANATKYILKEFSKYENLEIDLITSSTNKFKVEKISRNITIHYLNINKKNKNIHTQSNKDLLIYSLKAYFYTIKLRIKKKYDFIHAFFGIPGGFIAMLQFKPYIVSLRGSDVPFYSKKYELLDKLFFKWLSKVIWFFARDVISNSKGLKELAKKTSKKQKIGIIYNGIDTTEFITKKQNENKQTNTKNKKLKILCVGRLIERKGYKYLIDAIEPIKDKIRIDFIGEGPSKGELKKKSIGLNIKFLGIIEHDKLSKIYPNYDIFILPSFNEGMSNTVLEAMAAGLGIIVTDTGGTSELIKNNGFIVKTANSKEITKAIQKYLNDKNVLKIHSKKSRELAEKMSWETVAKKYYEYYEKIN
- a CDS encoding glycosyltransferase family 2 protein, with the translated sequence MKKENVKYSIFTPIYNEEGNIIPLYNEVKKVMDKLDGDWEFLLINDGSTDNSLEEILSIKDKRVRPIALRKNYGQSAAMDCGFRYVKGDYVISLDADLQNDPKDIPRLLEKLENKKEKYDVVCGWRHKRKDPLWMLIITNVAKVLRKIFVADAVHDSGCTLRVYRKQVIEDLQLWGEMHRYIVAILRWKGARVGEIKVNHRPRIHGVTKYNWDKSLKGLVDLFYIWFWKKFSTRPLHFLGVSGLFLIFLGMLSGIWTVFSKLFLDVDLSDSAWFALSFFLVLIGFQFFISGVILDILIKDYYNTSFEKRYNVREIVKKRER
- a CDS encoding AMP-binding protein, which translates into the protein MIRGSLDYFLYLRKNQWDKREVIEKNEWSKIIENINYSYIHVPYYKEQFKKAGITPKDIKTKQDILKIPLTTKQDIIQSNLRYVSDKFKDTKLYTSRTSGSTGEPFVSYFDKRSWAILKFASKFRARRACGFSLTEKFVIVEAMPIEESKSYNSSFRWSKIIIRKKFLSVYDSIDEHVVFYQKFKPTSIYGFPSYFINLVSYLEKNSIKLNSVKRIFTSSEILDTSTRKIIENYFDCKINDVYGSTETKEVAWECPQHEGYHINEDLVYVECIGDDGKPVKNGNEGRIVMTSLENKAMPLLRYCIGDMGVILNEKCSCGRSFILMKPVYGRIIDYFILNDGRKISPYKLTMSIEKIQGIMQYQIIQKTKSLVEISLKINKKFHPDSKNKIIYNLQKILCEDVNIVLTIVNDFQDNNKKSKFRVVKSEIIK